GAGGGGATCACTCCCAATTATGTGATAGTGGTAGAGAAAAAAGGTGTACTCGATAAACTCGAGGTATGGGTTGAGGTTGATGAGCAGATCATTTCAGGCGGAATAGGCGCCCTTGAAGATCTAAAGACCAAGCTCCAAAACGAAATGCTCAATGAACTCTATATCAACGCAAAGGTTAAACTTGTGGAGCCCAAGACCCTGGAAAGAAGCATGGGCAAGGCACAGCGTATAATAGATAAGAGGCCTGAGATATAAAATAGGAGGGAATATGAGGGCAAAATATGCAGTAAAACAAATCTCTGTCTTTCTTGAAAACAGAAAGGGAAGATTACTTGAAGTCACAGAGGCCTTAAAAGAGGCAAACATAAATATTAGGGCCCTGGCTATGGCAGAATCGGCGGAATTTGGTATTTTAAGACTGGTAGTCGATAATCCCGAAAAGGCAAAGACAGCACTCTCCAAATGTGGTTTTACAATCAATGAGCAGGATGTATTTGCAGTTGAGGTAGACGATGAGCCAGGCAGTTTCCATAAGGTTGTCAGGGTATTGGCAGAAGATGATATCAATATTGACTATACTTACGCATTTGTAGGCGACAGTCACAAGGCTGTCCTCATATTTAGGGTCCAAGACGAATCTATTGAAAAGGCTCTTGAGGCCCTCTCTCAAAATGGAGTCCAACTTGTAGAACCTATTTTTTTCTATTCTTAATAAGAATAGGTTTATGAATTAAAAATTTAAGGTGAGTGCGGAGATGAGGACAAAATTTATATTCATCACAGGTGGAGTATTATCTTCTTTGGGCAAGGGACTTGCCGCTGCATCGCTTGGAGCATTACTCGAGGCAAGAGGACTAAAGGTCACCTTTCAAAAACTTGACCCCTACATCAATGTTGATCCGGGTACTATGAACCCGTTTCAACATGGTGAGGTCTTTGTAACCGACGACGGTGCTGAGAC
The genomic region above belongs to Dissulfuribacter thermophilus and contains:
- a CDS encoding ACT domain-containing protein, with amino-acid sequence MRAKYAVKQISVFLENRKGRLLEVTEALKEANINIRALAMAESAEFGILRLVVDNPEKAKTALSKCGFTINEQDVFAVEVDDEPGSFHKVVRVLAEDDINIDYTYAFVGDSHKAVLIFRVQDESIEKALEALSQNGVQLVEPIFFYS